One genomic region from Chionomys nivalis chromosome 17, mChiNiv1.1, whole genome shotgun sequence encodes:
- the Commd5 gene encoding COMM domain-containing protein 5, with the protein MSALGAAAPYLHHPADSHGGRVSFLGAQPSPEVAAVAPLMRDLDRSTFRKLLKLVVGALHGKDCREAVQQLGASANLSEERLAVLLAGTHTLLQQALRRPPASLKPEAFQDQLQELGIPQDMIEDLTSLAFGSQRPLLDSVVQQQGSWLPHLSDFRWRVDVAISTSAQSRSLQPSVLMQLKLTDGSAHRFEVPVAKFQELRYSVALVLKEMAELEKKCERKLQD; encoded by the coding sequence ATGTCTGCTTTGGGGGCTGCAGCTCCGTACTTGCACCATCCGGCTGATAGTCATGGTGGCCGAGTCAGTTTCCTAGGAGCCCAGCCTTCTCCAGAAGTGGCGGCAGTGGCTCCGCTCATGAGGGACTTGGACAGGAGCACCTTCAGAAAGTTGCTGAAGCTTGTCGTCGGGGCCCTGCATGGCAAAGACTGCAGAGAAGCCGTGCAACAGCTTGGTGCCAGTGCTAACCTGTCGGAGGAGCGGCTGGCTGTCCTGttggcaggcacacacacactgctgcagcAGGCTCTCCGGCGGCCCCCTGCCAGTCTGAAGCCAGAAGCCTTCCAGGACCAGCTCCAGGAGCTTGGCATTCCTCAAGATATGATTGAAGATTTGACCAGTTTGGCATTTGGGAGTCAGCGCCCACTTCTCGACTCTGTGGTCCAACAGCAGGGGTCCTGGCTGCCTCACCTGTCTGACTTCCGGTGGCGGGTGGATGTGGCCATCTCCACCAGTGCTCAGTCCCGCTCCCTGCAACCCAGTGTTCTCATGCAGCTGAAGCTCACGGATGGGTCCGCACACCGCTTTGAGGTACCCGTGGCCAAATTCCAGGAGCTGCGGTACAGTGTAGCCTTGGTCCTTAAGGAGATGGCCGAACTGGAGAAAAAGTGTGAGCGCAAACTGCAAGACTGA